A single Dermacentor variabilis isolate Ectoservices chromosome 9, ASM5094787v1, whole genome shotgun sequence DNA region contains:
- the LOC142557186 gene encoding uncharacterized protein LOC142557186 isoform X1: MLGEHSERLLEPGDAMERLDKEPSTGSELASSGGAGVSAVVAAGGAAPPQPPPPLALKDVQCPICLKVFSRKFSLEMHFLIHQGLKPYKCQFCGRCFRQKGTLMRHKAIHSQTPSYRCGLCDKSYRQKNVFLHHLRNRHKVSTDVLDRRRCHIKNNAGGGVMEAVPAAPLPPPSLSSVCLPPLSPPEPPPGEAAPPVMLRISERQQALPPSSAALSMWQCPFCAFESAHDPEICRSHLLQHVGEPADCPLCPRQLASPQELAAHLRDFHESAGLAPILTNPAVATAGRPPDVTFTCIPCQMEFSSEEDFEWHVRTHVQSVLSEPPVAAPRAPMPPSTSTTEGPLDLTEARPAAAPPYSAPLPIKLEAETSRSLSSSPRFPYKQQQQQQQQQQQQQRRQLLCVECGKLFGSKALYRYHAQLHLDVQGGTFRCPQCRRRFSRKGELLAHTRQRHLRRLPCLRCGRQFSYRCLQQAHIARCQGPPSLCIPVVDVQAARGALGASLLGVIPLVAPDGQEASPLLGVPVLAPDCLPLKSRLNGLHISARIGL; the protein is encoded by the exons ATGCTTGGTGAACACTCCGAGAGGCTGCTGGAACCGGGGGATGCCATGGAAAGACTCGACAAG GAGCCGAGTACTGGAAGCGAGCTGGCCTCCAGTGGAGGAGCGGGTGTGTCCGCGGTGGTGGCGGCAGGGGGTGCAGCGCCCCCCCAGCCGCCTCCGCCGCTGGCCCTCAAGGACGTGCAGTGTCCCATCTGCCTCAAGGTGTTCAGCCGCAAGTTTTCCCTCGAGATGCACTTCCTGATCCACCAGGGACTCAAGCCCTACAAGTGCCAGTTCTGTGGGCGCTGCTTCCGCCAGAAGGGCACCCTCATGCGCCACAAG GCCATCCACAGTCAGACACCGTCGTACCGCTGCGGCCTGTGTGACAAGAGCTACCGCCAGAAGAATGTGTTCCTGCACCACCTCCGCAACCGGCACAAGGTGTCCACGGACGTGCTCGACCGGCGGCGCTGTCACATCAAGAACAACGCTGGCGGCGGGGTCATGGAGGCGGTTCCCGCAGCGCCATTGCCGCCGCCATCGTTGAGTTCGGTGTGCCTGCCTCCACTGAGTCCGCCCGAGCCACCACCAGGCGAGGCCGCGCCACCCGTGATGTTGCGCATCTCAGAGCGCCAGCAGGCCCTACCGCCGTCCTCCGCCGCGTTGTCCATGTGGCAGTGCCCCTTCTGTGCCTTCGAGAGCGCCCACGACCCCGAGATCTGCCGCTCGCACCTGCTCCAGCACGTGGGAGAGCCAGCAGACTGTCCACTCTGTCCACGGCAGCTTGCCTCACCCCAGGAGCTGGCGGCACACCTGCGCGATTTCCACGAGAGCGCAGGCTTGGCTCCCATTCTGACCAACCCGGCTGTCG CCACGGCAGGTCGTCCCCCGGACGTGACCTTCACCTGCATTCCGTGCCAGATGGAGTTCAGCAGCGAAGAGGACTTTGAATGGCACGTGCGCACGCACGTGCAGAGTGTTCTCTCTGAGCCACCCGTAGCAGCGCCACGGGCCCCCATGCCgcccagcacctccacaactGAGGGACCCCTCGACCTTACTGAGGCGCGACCGGCTGCAGCGCCACCTTACTCTGCACCGCTTCCGATCAAATTGGAGGCGGAGACTTCTCGCAGCTTGTCATCCTCTCCACGATTTCCttacaagcagcagcaacagcagcagcagcagcagcagcagcagcagcgccgtcAGCTCCTGTGCGTTGAGTGTGGGAAGCTGTTCGGCTCCAAGGCGCTCTACCGGTACCACGCGCAGCTGCACCTGGATGTCCAGGGGGGGACATTCAGGTGCCCGCAGTGTCGGCGGCGGTTCTCCCGCAAGGGGGAGCTGTTGGCGCACACGCGGCAGCGCCACCTGCGGCGCCTGCCGTGCCTTCGGTGCGGCCGCCAGTTCAGCTACCGGTGCCTGCAGCAGGCGCACATAGCCCGGTGCCAGGGTCCGCCGTCGCTCTGCATCCCCGTAGTGGATGTGCAGGCGGCACGTGGTGCACTTGGTGCCAGCCTCCTCGGCGTCATCCCTCTGGTGGCGCCTGATGGGCAGGAGGCCAGCCCACTGCTGGGAGTCCCCGTGCTGGCGCCGGACTGCCTGCCGCTCAAGAGCCGGCTCAATGGGCTTCACATCTCAGCACGAATAGGGCTCTAG
- the LOC142557186 gene encoding uncharacterized protein LOC142557186 isoform X2: MHFLIHQGLKPYKCQFCGRCFRQKGTLMRHKAIHSQTPSYRCGLCDKSYRQKNVFLHHLRNRHKVSTDVLDRRRCHIKNNAGGGVMEAVPAAPLPPPSLSSVCLPPLSPPEPPPGEAAPPVMLRISERQQALPPSSAALSMWQCPFCAFESAHDPEICRSHLLQHVGEPADCPLCPRQLASPQELAAHLRDFHESAGLAPILTNPAVATAGRPPDVTFTCIPCQMEFSSEEDFEWHVRTHVQSVLSEPPVAAPRAPMPPSTSTTEGPLDLTEARPAAAPPYSAPLPIKLEAETSRSLSSSPRFPYKQQQQQQQQQQQQQRRQLLCVECGKLFGSKALYRYHAQLHLDVQGGTFRCPQCRRRFSRKGELLAHTRQRHLRRLPCLRCGRQFSYRCLQQAHIARCQGPPSLCIPVVDVQAARGALGASLLGVIPLVAPDGQEASPLLGVPVLAPDCLPLKSRLNGLHISARIGL, translated from the exons ATGCACTTCCTGATCCACCAGGGACTCAAGCCCTACAAGTGCCAGTTCTGTGGGCGCTGCTTCCGCCAGAAGGGCACCCTCATGCGCCACAAG GCCATCCACAGTCAGACACCGTCGTACCGCTGCGGCCTGTGTGACAAGAGCTACCGCCAGAAGAATGTGTTCCTGCACCACCTCCGCAACCGGCACAAGGTGTCCACGGACGTGCTCGACCGGCGGCGCTGTCACATCAAGAACAACGCTGGCGGCGGGGTCATGGAGGCGGTTCCCGCAGCGCCATTGCCGCCGCCATCGTTGAGTTCGGTGTGCCTGCCTCCACTGAGTCCGCCCGAGCCACCACCAGGCGAGGCCGCGCCACCCGTGATGTTGCGCATCTCAGAGCGCCAGCAGGCCCTACCGCCGTCCTCCGCCGCGTTGTCCATGTGGCAGTGCCCCTTCTGTGCCTTCGAGAGCGCCCACGACCCCGAGATCTGCCGCTCGCACCTGCTCCAGCACGTGGGAGAGCCAGCAGACTGTCCACTCTGTCCACGGCAGCTTGCCTCACCCCAGGAGCTGGCGGCACACCTGCGCGATTTCCACGAGAGCGCAGGCTTGGCTCCCATTCTGACCAACCCGGCTGTCG CCACGGCAGGTCGTCCCCCGGACGTGACCTTCACCTGCATTCCGTGCCAGATGGAGTTCAGCAGCGAAGAGGACTTTGAATGGCACGTGCGCACGCACGTGCAGAGTGTTCTCTCTGAGCCACCCGTAGCAGCGCCACGGGCCCCCATGCCgcccagcacctccacaactGAGGGACCCCTCGACCTTACTGAGGCGCGACCGGCTGCAGCGCCACCTTACTCTGCACCGCTTCCGATCAAATTGGAGGCGGAGACTTCTCGCAGCTTGTCATCCTCTCCACGATTTCCttacaagcagcagcaacagcagcagcagcagcagcagcagcagcagcgccgtcAGCTCCTGTGCGTTGAGTGTGGGAAGCTGTTCGGCTCCAAGGCGCTCTACCGGTACCACGCGCAGCTGCACCTGGATGTCCAGGGGGGGACATTCAGGTGCCCGCAGTGTCGGCGGCGGTTCTCCCGCAAGGGGGAGCTGTTGGCGCACACGCGGCAGCGCCACCTGCGGCGCCTGCCGTGCCTTCGGTGCGGCCGCCAGTTCAGCTACCGGTGCCTGCAGCAGGCGCACATAGCCCGGTGCCAGGGTCCGCCGTCGCTCTGCATCCCCGTAGTGGATGTGCAGGCGGCACGTGGTGCACTTGGTGCCAGCCTCCTCGGCGTCATCCCTCTGGTGGCGCCTGATGGGCAGGAGGCCAGCCCACTGCTGGGAGTCCCCGTGCTGGCGCCGGACTGCCTGCCGCTCAAGAGCCGGCTCAATGGGCTTCACATCTCAGCACGAATAGGGCTCTAG